The following DNA comes from Methanosarcina vacuolata Z-761.
CTATGAGCTCTTCAGCTAATCTGTGATAGCTGGTAAGCCGTTCTTCTGGAATAAGCCCGTCTTCAACTGCCTCTTCCTGGGCAGAATATTCACAACCATGCGTGAGCCCAGTTCAGATTGGTCAAGCAAAACGACAAAATCCCCTACAACCGGCTACTTCCCAATTTTCAGAAGTGCACCTGAGATTCCAGCCTGTACGACAGCTCCAGAGACAAGGACCTCGCAGACAGTTTTATGCCTTAATGCAACTCTTCCGGGAGTGTAGGGGCCTTTGTAGGCAGAAAAAGCCAGTTCAAGATCTTCGTTCCATCCTGGAATTTTATTGGGGTCACAGTGAACTGAACTTTCCTTGTCGTTATGATTGTTCATAAGATGGAAGTATCCGATTAAATGGATAAATATTTTGATATTTGTTCTGTAAAAATTCAATTGTGCTTGAAAATTCCTTCTTATTCCGACTTGTGCTGAAGGGGAGAAAGTGATAATTTTCAATAACTTTTTCCTTAAGTCACAAGTCAAACCGCAATGCTCTAAGCCTTAAACGAAAAGCACCCGAAACAACTTTAAGCTCTTCTGTTACTGTTTCCTATGAAATATATTGTAGCTATTGCACTTTCGTGGGTTCTTTTTAGGTGATATATTCGGTTAAGATACTATCTATAAGAAATGTGCTATTTTCGTTGCTTTTTCTGTTAATCTCCAAATGTAAATCAAGATGGATAGATGATTGCAGTAGTCATTTTACGTTAACAGATTCCCTAACCGAATAGAATTACAATTTATGCAGACGTTTCGATTAGATGCTTTACTTTTCAAGATCATTGTCACTACTATAAATTTACTTTTATAGATCAATCTAAATTTTTATTTCAGTCGAATACCCCGCTAGCTTGCTGCGGGGTGCGCCAGCGCAACTTTGATTAATATTTATATGTTAGTGTTTAATTCAACGTAACAAAACAATAAATTCTTTAATTTAAAACAACATGGAATAATAACTAATGATAACCCGAAATACACGTAATGTGGTATAAAAATGAAAGTTCGGACTTTAATTTTTTGTATTATATTGTCAACCGTAGTAGTTCTCTTATTATCTACAGCAACTCAGGCAACCGAATATAGAGATGTTAAAGCGGAAGAAATATTAAAACAGATTGAAAATAGAGAAGAGGTGAATCTTACAAACTGCCACATAACTGGTGAATTTAACGTAAGTACAATTAAACTTGAAACTGTCCCAAACCCATATTTTTATAAATTATTGAATGAAGGGTATGGCCAAAAAACTATTATTTCTTATGGAGTAAATGAAAATTCAAGTGTTATTAAAAGCAATATTACAATAAAAAATTCAACTTTTGATACTTATACAGATTTCTCAAATGTTTTATTTAATAATTCTGTTTCTTTTGAGGGAACAAATTTTTTCACTGTTAACTTTTGTGGTTCAACTTTTAACAATTATGCAGACTTCTCTAATGCAAGTTTTGATAAATTTTGCAATTTCTGGGGGGTGAATTTTGGCAATAATGCTACCTTTAGAGACGTGATTTTTGGTAATTCTGCGAATTTTGGGAGTGCGATTTTTAGCAATAATGCTACCTTTATAAATACAACCTTCAATGATTATACAGACTTCTCTAATGCAAGTTTTGGTAATTCTACGAATTTTAGAGATGCAACCTTTGACGATTATACAGACTTCTCTAATGCGAATTTTGATGGTATTACATACTTCTCTAATACGCATTTTGGTGATTTTACAGACTTTTCCGATGCGAAATTTTGTAATTTTGGTAATTTTACATGGGTGAATTTGGGCAATAATACTACCTTTATAGATACGATTTTTGGTAATTCTGCTAACTTCTCTAATGCGAATTTTGGTAATAATGTAAACTTATGGAATGCAACTTTTGACAATTATACAGACTTCTATAATACAACTTTTGATAGTTCTGCAAACTTTATGGATGTAAATTTTGGCAATTATTCCAATTTTCAGGATGCGCAATTTGGGGACTCTATAAAATTCTCTTGGACAAATTTTGGCAATTATTCCAATTTTCAGTATGCGCAATTTGGGGACTCTATAAAATTCTCTTGGACAAATTTTGGCAATTCTGTTACTTTCTCTGAGGCTAATTTTGGTAATTCTGCTGATTTCTCTAATGCGAACTTTGGTAATTTTATGAATTTTCAAAGTGTGCGGTTTGGCAAATTTGCTACCTTCATTGATATACGTTTTACCGATACTATCAAATTCATAGTGCCAGATGCATCTGAAAATATAATAACTGACGGAAAAACATGCTCATTGTTCAGGAAAAACTACGATAGTGAAACACGATATAAAGACGCAGACAACATATATTACAACTATCGGATACATGACCAAGAAAGAAAGAGTAGGAGAGATATTTCAAAATGGATTGATTTTATTTGCTGGATTATCTGTGGCTATGGTCTAAGACCCTGGAATGCTATTATGTGTGGTTTTGGAATTATAGGTTTCTTTTCTATTGTGTATGCAAATCCTATTATATACAAAAAAATACCTATCCCTTTACCCCATATATCATTAAAAAGAAGCAATAGGTTAATACCTTTTATAGATTTTAAAAACTCTACAATTTTGAAGATATATATTCCTGTATCTTGGAATATATCATGGGAAAAAACAAGTGATCGAGTAGTAACTGTTAAATTTCAAGAACCTGCTATTGTAAATGGTTGTAATCAGAGGCAAAAGGTATCTACACGTGATATTGTTAGCTATAGTATTAGAACATTCCTTTTTATGAACAATGGAAAATGGTACAATCGAGATAATTTCGGAAAATGGGTCATTGCTGAAGGAGTTCTTGGCTGGAGTATTCTGGGGATTCTTATGGCAACTATTACCAAGTTGATTATAAGGATTTAATATATCTTACAGTCAGTGTGTCTATTTTTTGAAAAATCACAAATCTCGATAAGTTATTCAGTAAAAAATTCAATATCTTAAGAATTAAATTACATTCAGTATACAAAAACTCGAGGATTGCAATAGTCATTTTAATGTTAACAGATTCCTTGATTGAATACAAATGGATGGAAAAATTATGAAACAGAACGAAAAAAAAACATTCAATTTTTTAGCTTCAACCAGTTTGTTATTGTTTATTGGAGACTTTTTATTATTTTCTGGTTTTTTGAATGATGGTGGTCAACTGTCATCGGAATCAATGTCAAATTTTGACGATCCTATAAGATATTAAAAAGTCTCGTTTATTGTTTTTCATCTTTGTGTTGATGACTACTGTACAAAGTTCTTCATCCGCGACATATGAATATATCTAATTTGGTCCCGTTGTAAAAAATCTGGCTTTGTTAAACATCAGTGAAAATTTCCACAGTTGGGAAAGTTAATCAATCTCTCCACGGAGAAAATGGTACACAATCGAGGAAATATTATTTTTGCAACAGAACCCAACCGTTGGACCATTTTACTTCATAGCTGGTATGTGTATGTTTTGTACTTCATTATGATGCCATCATTCGGATTGTATAAATTATTTACAACAGATTGAAAATTGGAGTTAAAATGAAACTGCCACTGAAAATTATATATATATTCTTAATCTTCGCTCTGCTGACATCGTGTGTAGCAGCAACTAAAACCAAAGATCTCCCGACAAAAGAAGAAATAACTGATTTTATTGCTGGTATACCAGTATCTGATAACTATATTATCACAGTATTTAATGCCGTGATAGATAAACAGCCGACATGGAACTGTGATATATGGGTAGATAAAGATGGTAATCAGCTACTCAGTTTGTATTATGTAGATCCAGACTCAACAAAAGGATACGGTAGCATATACTTCAATGAGTTAGGAAAAGATATCTCCAGGCAAGACAAGCAAGGACTTGAACTCAAACTGGTAAAAATATATGTAGGAAAGTCTTTATCTGAAGAAACAACTGATGATTATAATACAACTACTGTAAACAATTATGATAGTGAAGAATCTGAAATCGCAGAACCTGAACCAGAAAAACTTGCAGACACATCAGATGAACTGGCGGAAGAATCTTCTACAAGTGTGAACTTTCACGGTGAAAAAACGTCAGTCATTAAGGGAGAAGATATCCTGCTCAAGCTTTCAGCCGTGAATCCTATCACAAAACCTATCATGCATGTCCAGGCAATTATTATTCCTCCATCTGGGATGAGTGTCTCTTCTTCAGAGTTTGTCGAGTCTGGCGCGGGACAGTACACAACTACATATGACCTTGAACCCGGCAGGGAAAAAGATATTGAAGTGAGAATTGCAGCCACCCAAGTTGGTAATTTCAATGTCATAGGCAGAGTAATTTATTATTTTGGAGAAAACAAAAAGGATGCAGTAGCTGAAACTCTTAATCTTCCTATTCAAGTAAACAAAGCTCTAGGTACTCAATCCTCCACGCTTGAGGATAAGTCAGTTACCATTCCTGTTCCTGATATACCTGGATTTGGAGCGGCAAGTCTAATAATGATGTTAATGCTTGCGTTTTTATTAAGAAGAAATTGAATCAAAGTTGCGTGGCAAAAGTTCATTGAGAAAGCTTTGGCTATTACGGTAAGAATGATCATCAATATATATTGAGCAAATTTTAACTTCTTCAATTATATTGAAGTTCTGCTGAACTCCAACCTTTAAGAAAGCAAAATTAGTGAACCACTGGTCTTCACATTATGCTTATACTCTACACTTCATCTGGGTATTTCTGCAGCTTATCCGCAAGTTTGCCAATATGAATACCATCAACAAATGCATGATGAACCTGGACTGCAAACGGCATCATAAATTTGCCTTCTCTTTCCTGATATTTCCCCCAATCAAATATTGGCTGCGCTTTTTCCTTATTTTCAAAATACGTGTGCAAAAGTGTCTTTGTAACAGCAAATATAAAAGTCTTAAAATTAAAACACCTCAATAAGAATCCAATTTTCGTTTTCAACCTCATGGAACCTGCATAATATATGACAAACGTACTGACTCTAACACCAGGAACATTTCTTCAGAGTAGTTTTGATAAAGTCGGCGATGGCCGGAAATACGAAGAAATAGAGCTCAAAACGACAGGAACGAAAACAACATTTACGGCCAAAACCCCTATTCAGCTACATCCTGGCACGACCATAACCGGAGATGAAAAAGCAATCATCCAGCTAATACCATATGCTTCGACGTGCCTCTGGAAGCCACAGGTACCAGTTTTCAGTTTCTCTGGCGAAAATTATCTGTTTGAAGGGTTCACGTTTGATGGGCTGGCTGATAAGCAGAGTGTGCTTCATGGGAAAGGTTACCATAATCTATTTGGAGGAAACAGAGCTTCAAAAGTCAAAATTCGGAACGTGAAAATTCAAAATTCAAAGGGTGATGGTGTCAGGATTCTGGACTCAAAAGACGTAACTGTCTATGGAAACAAAATATACGGCGTCGGACATGATGGTTTCTATTGTGAAAGGTGTGTTGACGTAGAAGCTTCAGGAAATGAGATCTATACAAGGATCAATTCAGGCCTGCGTTCTAAAGGTTCCAGGAATGTAATTTTCCACGACAACATAATAAAGAGCACTAAGAAGTACAAACCTCGTACAGGCCCAGGCATTCAGGTAGAAAACTCTAGGGCAAACGAAACTACATCGAATATCCAGATACTCAACAACGTTATTGATGGGTGTCAGGGTCCAGGGATCTGGGCTGCTGGTCATACTGCTCCTGCTTTAGATGCAGCAACCGGACTTACAATTAAAGGGAATACCATAACAAACTGTGGACAAATGCCTGTATTTGAAAACAAAGAAACTGCTGATAGACTTTCAGCCGTTGCCGGAATATGCCTCGATGGGTGGACAGAGGTAGACATTCGGGAAAATGTCCTGGGTGGTAACTGTAACGGCATCCGAATAGGGACCTACATAACTACTTCT
Coding sequences within:
- a CDS encoding pentapeptide repeat-containing protein, with product MSTVVVLLLSTATQATEYRDVKAEEILKQIENREEVNLTNCHITGEFNVSTIKLETVPNPYFYKLLNEGYGQKTIISYGVNENSSVIKSNITIKNSTFDTYTDFSNVLFNNSVSFEGTNFFTVNFCGSTFNNYADFSNASFDKFCNFWGVNFGNNATFRDVIFGNSANFGSAIFSNNATFINTTFNDYTDFSNASFGNSTNFRDATFDDYTDFSNANFDGITYFSNTHFGDFTDFSDAKFCNFGNFTWVNLGNNTTFIDTIFGNSANFSNANFGNNVNLWNATFDNYTDFYNTTFDSSANFMDVNFGNYSNFQDAQFGDSIKFSWTNFGNYSNFQYAQFGDSIKFSWTNFGNSVTFSEANFGNSADFSNANFGNFMNFQSVRFGKFATFIDIRFTDTIKFIVPDASENIITDGKTCSLFRKNYDSETRYKDADNIYYNYRIHDQERKSRRDISKWIDFICWIICGYGLRPWNAIMCGFGIIGFFSIVYANPIIYKKIPIPLPHISLKRSNRLIPFIDFKNSTILKIYIPVSWNISWEKTSDRVVTVKFQEPAIVNGCNQRQKVSTRDIVSYSIRTFLFMNNGKWYNRDNFGKWVIAEGVLGWSILGILMATITKLIIRI
- a CDS encoding CatA-like O-acetyltransferase, which encodes MKTKIGFLLRCFNFKTFIFAVTKTLLHTYFENKEKAQPIFDWGKYQEREGKFMMPFAVQVHHAFVDGIHIGKLADKLQKYPDEV
- a CDS encoding right-handed parallel beta-helix repeat-containing protein, whose amino-acid sequence is MTNVLTLTPGTFLQSSFDKVGDGRKYEEIELKTTGTKTTFTAKTPIQLHPGTTITGDEKAIIQLIPYASTCLWKPQVPVFSFSGENYLFEGFTFDGLADKQSVLHGKGYHNLFGGNRASKVKIRNVKIQNSKGDGVRILDSKDVTVYGNKIYGVGHDGFYCERCVDVEASGNEIYTRINSGLRSKGSRNVIFHDNIIKSTKKYKPRTGPGIQVENSRANETTSNIQILNNVIDGCQGPGIWAAGHTAPALDAATGLTIKGNTITNCGQMPVFENKETADRLSAVAGICLDGWTEVDIRENVLGGNCNGIRIGTYITTSAGSGYVLRLTGNEIKNTVAPFNRDAYAGYAIAVTVPGKFNVISEGNTFSGNLKDVFRT